From Haloarcula sp. CBA1127, a single genomic window includes:
- a CDS encoding methionine synthase, with amino-acid sequence MTGPRDQFKPADHPNDHFLLTTVVGSYPKPKWHDRARELFEDEDADFGEDEWEESKDDASRLITHEHERAGLDVICDGEMRRNEMVEYFAHRIDGYEFNGRVKVWGHNYFDKPSVADEVEYGEQWLVEEFEFTDEVAERPVKVPITGPYTLANWSFNEVYDSEEQLAYELADLVNEEIEALVEAGARYIQIDEPALATTPDDHAIVGECLERIVDEIPDDVRLGLHVCYGDYSRIYPEILDYPVHEYDLELANGDYDQLDVFKEHEFTKDFAMGVLDAHTAEVESVAEIKENIKKGLEVVPPERLTVSPDCGVKLLPREVARGKMENMVQAAREIEEELDAGEIDVVASGAEAHADD; translated from the coding sequence ATGACAGGACCACGAGACCAGTTCAAACCGGCGGACCACCCGAACGACCACTTCCTGCTGACGACCGTCGTCGGCTCCTACCCCAAGCCCAAATGGCACGACCGTGCCCGAGAGCTGTTCGAGGACGAGGACGCTGACTTCGGCGAGGACGAGTGGGAGGAATCGAAAGACGACGCCTCACGGCTCATTACCCACGAGCACGAGCGTGCAGGCCTCGATGTCATCTGTGACGGCGAGATGCGCCGCAACGAGATGGTGGAGTACTTCGCTCACCGCATCGACGGCTACGAGTTCAACGGCCGCGTGAAGGTGTGGGGTCACAACTACTTCGACAAGCCGAGCGTCGCCGACGAGGTCGAGTACGGCGAGCAGTGGCTCGTCGAGGAGTTCGAGTTTACCGACGAGGTCGCCGAGCGACCTGTCAAGGTCCCGATTACGGGGCCGTACACGCTCGCCAACTGGTCGTTCAACGAAGTGTACGACAGCGAGGAGCAGCTAGCCTACGAACTGGCGGACCTCGTCAACGAGGAAATCGAGGCACTGGTCGAGGCTGGCGCTCGCTACATCCAGATCGACGAGCCGGCACTGGCCACGACGCCGGACGACCACGCCATCGTCGGCGAGTGTCTGGAACGCATCGTCGACGAGATTCCCGACGACGTGCGTCTGGGCCTGCACGTCTGTTACGGCGACTACTCGCGCATCTACCCCGAAATTCTGGACTACCCGGTCCACGAGTACGACCTGGAACTCGCCAACGGCGACTACGACCAGCTCGACGTGTTCAAAGAGCACGAGTTCACGAAGGACTTCGCAATGGGCGTGCTGGACGCCCACACCGCGGAGGTCGAATCCGTTGCGGAAATCAAGGAGAACATCAAGAAGGGGCTGGAAGTCGTGCCCCCGGAGCGACTCACCGTTTCGCCGGACTGTGGCGTGAAGCTCCTGCCTCGTGAGGTCGCCCGCGGGAAGATGGAGAACATGGTGCAGGCCGCCCGGGAAATCGAAGAGGAGCTGGATGCCGGCGAGATTGACGTTGTTGCGAGTGGTGCGGAAGCGCACGCAGACGATTGA
- a CDS encoding HTH domain-containing protein: MTGDTHLRAELYLRGDTYGTFDAQQQVLNRVKRLEANGVFSESMLAGEWQRIRTMAEDKRSEAIRTYEEFTDWAGQNGHSLEPAFERRNRSYVGMDRVDDVVVFPVVSLAIYDSDDLEGVFPCSDTERTYTVGDALEAFERGDEDWLAQFDSLSVDRTDPLLEPGVNATI, encoded by the coding sequence ATGACAGGGGACACACATCTTCGGGCAGAACTGTATCTTCGTGGAGATACGTACGGCACGTTCGACGCACAACAGCAGGTGCTCAATCGGGTGAAGCGACTGGAGGCCAACGGCGTGTTCAGCGAGTCAATGCTGGCCGGTGAGTGGCAGCGGATCAGGACGATGGCGGAAGACAAGCGGTCGGAAGCCATCCGGACCTACGAGGAGTTCACAGACTGGGCAGGCCAGAACGGCCACTCGCTCGAACCGGCGTTCGAGCGGCGGAACCGAAGCTACGTCGGGATGGACCGTGTCGACGACGTGGTCGTGTTCCCGGTCGTCTCGCTGGCGATCTACGACAGTGACGACCTAGAAGGCGTGTTCCCGTGCTCGGACACGGAACGGACCTACACTGTCGGTGACGCGCTGGAGGCCTTCGAGCGCGGCGACGAGGATTGGCTCGCGCAGTTCGACTCCCTGTCGGTCGACCGGACCGACCCGCTGCTGGAACCGGGCGTCAACGCGACGATTTAA
- a CDS encoding ABC transporter permease codes for MAGRFFPAALMARRNLTRTKMRSLLASLGIVIGVVAIASLGMFGVALQYSFTQNLGNVGNQLTVYPNSGENITELTERDIRTIRREASPTATVSPVKTRVEPVSYNREDAVRETIYGVENPAELYEAKEGRVSPFRSGALVGSNVAEEHDLHPGSQITVNGTSVRIRAVLEEGDPFSSTNPDNRVIMPATSFSQRGYSEVYVIESTGTQANETAMGIRNSLNDREERVFVQELGSLVDTIEEQFQIINTVLAGIASISLLVAGISILNVMLMSTVERREEIGVLRAVGYQKRDVLKVMLMEATLLGFLGGIAGVILSLGAGLAINHYAVGDAMAVFRLPNAWYVGAAFAFGVLTSIVSGLYPAWKAASEEPVDALRG; via the coding sequence ATGGCAGGTAGGTTCTTCCCGGCCGCACTGATGGCGCGGCGCAACCTCACGCGAACGAAGATGCGGTCGTTGCTGGCGTCGCTGGGTATTGTCATCGGTGTCGTTGCCATCGCTTCGCTGGGGATGTTCGGCGTCGCGCTCCAGTACTCGTTTACCCAGAACCTCGGCAACGTCGGAAACCAGCTCACGGTGTACCCGAACTCCGGCGAAAACATCACTGAACTCACCGAACGCGATATCCGTACGATCCGCAGAGAGGCCAGTCCGACAGCAACTGTCTCGCCGGTAAAGACTCGCGTGGAGCCGGTGTCGTACAACCGCGAGGACGCAGTTAGGGAAACAATATACGGCGTTGAGAACCCGGCGGAGTTGTACGAGGCCAAGGAGGGACGGGTATCGCCGTTCCGATCCGGTGCGCTTGTCGGCTCGAACGTCGCGGAGGAGCACGACCTGCATCCGGGGAGCCAGATCACTGTCAACGGGACCAGTGTCCGTATCCGGGCCGTGCTCGAAGAAGGTGACCCGTTCTCCTCGACGAACCCCGACAACCGAGTTATCATGCCGGCCACGTCGTTCAGCCAGCGTGGCTACTCGGAAGTGTACGTTATCGAGTCCACCGGGACGCAGGCCAACGAAACGGCCATGGGGATACGCAACTCCCTCAACGACCGCGAGGAGCGAGTCTTCGTTCAGGAACTGGGCTCTCTCGTCGATACCATCGAGGAGCAGTTCCAGATCATCAACACTGTCCTCGCCGGCATCGCATCTATTTCGCTGCTCGTGGCCGGCATCTCGATTCTCAACGTCATGCTGATGTCCACTGTCGAACGCCGGGAAGAAATCGGCGTCCTCAGAGCTGTCGGCTACCAGAAGCGGGATGTCCTCAAAGTGATGTTGATGGAAGCGACGCTGCTCGGGTTCCTCGGCGGCATCGCTGGTGTCATTCTGAGTCTCGGTGCCGGGCTGGCGATAAACCACTACGCCGTCGGTGACGCGATGGCCGTCTTCAGGCTACCGAACGCCTGGTACGTTGGTGCGGCGTTCGCCTTTGGGGTGCTGACGAGTATTGTTAGCGGGCTGTATCCGGCTTGGAAGGCGGCGAGCGAAGAGCCAGTCGACGCGCTACGCGGTTAA
- a CDS encoding ABC transporter ATP-binding protein yields MTVIDAQGLVKRYRTGGQTLYALAGIDFALEAGEFVSIMGPSGSGKTTLLNILGLLDTPTEGTVLLEGQDVTGLGDSKRTALRKQTIGFVFQHFYLLPTLTAVENVEVPLLLDSDPQVKKRARTLLERLGLGDRLGHKPDELSGGQKQRVAIARSLINSPKVVLADEPTGNLDSETGRQILDEFQRIADEDDVAIVAVTHDDLVNEYVDRTVHLVDGTIGRERKNGR; encoded by the coding sequence ATGACGGTCATCGACGCACAGGGACTGGTCAAGCGCTACCGCACCGGCGGCCAGACCCTCTACGCACTGGCGGGTATCGACTTCGCCCTCGAAGCCGGCGAGTTCGTCTCGATTATGGGCCCCAGCGGCAGTGGCAAGACAACCCTGCTGAATATCCTTGGACTGCTGGATACGCCGACGGAGGGGACCGTCCTGCTTGAGGGGCAGGACGTGACTGGACTCGGCGACAGCAAGCGGACCGCGCTCCGCAAGCAAACGATCGGGTTCGTGTTCCAGCATTTCTATCTCCTGCCGACGTTGACTGCCGTCGAGAACGTCGAAGTACCACTGCTGTTGGACAGTGACCCGCAAGTCAAAAAGCGGGCCAGAACGCTCTTAGAGCGGCTTGGGCTCGGTGACCGACTGGGCCACAAGCCCGACGAACTCTCCGGCGGCCAGAAACAACGCGTCGCTATCGCCCGCTCGCTCATCAACAGCCCGAAGGTCGTTCTCGCCGACGAACCGACGGGTAACCTCGACAGCGAAACCGGGCGGCAGATACTCGACGAGTTCCAACGTATCGCCGACGAAGACGACGTAGCAATCGTCGCAGTCACCCACGACGACCTGGTCAACGAATACGTTGACCGGACCGTCCATCTGGTTGACGGCACCATCGGGAGGGAACGAAAAAATGGCAGGTAG
- a CDS encoding carbohydrate kinase family protein has product MRVICAGHVNWDVTLHVDHLPEPDGEGRITDRSQSSGGSASNAAVALAGLDADPLVLGSVGRDDHGTMARRELAATGVETLLVESDESTAVKYLIVDENGDVAVLGNDGANEAFNASDLPAETLAEADHLHLTGQDPATAATLARDAAAADVPVSFDPGRRLPYRDYSAVLSHADILFCNDREADHAEDSGLFDTVPTVVVKHGDRGATAYVDDRTVTNAGYPIESVDTAGAGDAFAAGYLLANAQAADPERALAVANACGALAAQSPGAQTTLDWESVWELVDSGQPPETA; this is encoded by the coding sequence ATGCGCGTCATCTGTGCCGGCCACGTCAACTGGGACGTGACGCTCCACGTCGACCACCTTCCGGAGCCCGACGGCGAGGGGCGCATCACTGACCGGTCACAGTCTAGCGGGGGGAGCGCATCGAACGCGGCCGTCGCACTGGCTGGACTTGATGCGGACCCGCTGGTCCTCGGTAGCGTCGGCCGGGACGACCACGGCACCATGGCCCGGCGCGAACTGGCAGCCACCGGCGTCGAGACGTTGCTGGTCGAGTCGGACGAGTCGACGGCCGTGAAATACCTCATTGTGGACGAAAACGGCGACGTCGCCGTGCTTGGAAACGACGGGGCCAACGAGGCGTTCAACGCGTCGGACCTCCCGGCCGAGACCCTGGCCGAGGCCGACCACCTCCACCTGACCGGCCAGGATCCCGCGACGGCTGCGACGCTTGCACGCGACGCCGCGGCCGCGGACGTTCCGGTGAGCTTCGACCCCGGTCGCCGGCTCCCGTACCGCGATTACTCGGCGGTGCTCTCACACGCGGATATCTTGTTTTGCAACGACCGGGAGGCCGACCACGCCGAGGACAGCGGCCTTTTCGACACAGTGCCGACAGTCGTCGTCAAACACGGGGACCGCGGCGCGACGGCCTATGTCGACGACCGGACAGTCACGAACGCCGGGTATCCCATAGAATCTGTGGACACCGCAGGCGCGGGGGACGCGTTCGCGGCAGGGTACCTTCTCGCCAACGCACAGGCGGCCGACCCGGAGCGTGCGCTCGCAGTCGCCAACGCCTGTGGTGCACTCGCAGCGCAGTCACCCGGCGCACAGACGACACTCGACTGGGAGTCCGTGTGGGAGCTTGTCGACAGCGGCCAACCGCCCGAAACGGCCTAA
- a CDS encoding phosphotransferase family protein gives MQTPEQDIEAVLKESGPDYEGFQFETPGGGHQSDVYMVTLRHNGEAYEVVVKFKPQGDVPFAVEPCLHDFVAARTDVPVPRILVYEDDPDADVPPYFVTERIHGENLAEEFAGLSTEDRRRVLAQSGRILGDMHSEIGFEAFGRLTLHDDRIIVSDWMGNWREYFESLTRSHLTHLDGTPFEDMTDRAWDCIEPALSMVPEDGVPRLVHDDFRPANLMFEQTEDAPITAVLDWQDVLAALPEYNLAQTEFLFIDSSFQDPELRESLRTVFHEGYQEMRPMEFDEGYEQRRPLYQLSTLLWRMAGFEAVFDDESGLAAARAEAQYRQQFERLVEEIQTN, from the coding sequence GTGCAGACCCCGGAACAGGACATCGAGGCCGTGCTGAAGGAGTCAGGCCCGGATTACGAGGGGTTCCAGTTCGAGACCCCGGGAGGGGGCCACCAGAGCGATGTCTACATGGTGACACTGCGCCACAACGGCGAGGCGTACGAGGTGGTCGTGAAGTTCAAGCCACAGGGCGATGTCCCGTTCGCCGTCGAACCCTGTCTCCACGACTTCGTCGCCGCCCGGACCGACGTCCCTGTTCCACGTATCCTCGTCTACGAAGACGACCCCGACGCCGACGTGCCGCCGTATTTTGTCACCGAACGCATCCATGGCGAAAATCTGGCCGAAGAGTTCGCCGGGCTTTCGACCGAGGACCGACGGCGGGTGCTAGCCCAGTCCGGTCGGATACTCGGCGATATGCATTCCGAGATCGGGTTCGAGGCGTTCGGTCGCCTCACGCTCCACGACGACCGGATCATCGTGAGTGACTGGATGGGCAACTGGCGGGAGTACTTCGAAAGTCTCACCAGATCCCACCTCACTCACCTTGATGGGACGCCCTTCGAGGACATGACAGACCGGGCGTGGGACTGTATCGAACCGGCCCTGAGTATGGTGCCCGAAGACGGCGTTCCGCGGCTGGTACACGACGATTTCAGGCCGGCGAACCTGATGTTCGAGCAGACGGAGGATGCGCCGATTACAGCTGTCCTCGACTGGCAGGACGTGCTCGCGGCGCTGCCGGAGTACAATCTCGCACAGACCGAGTTCCTCTTCATCGACTCGTCGTTTCAGGACCCGGAACTGCGCGAATCGCTCCGAACAGTGTTCCACGAGGGCTATCAGGAGATGCGCCCAATGGAGTTTGACGAGGGGTACGAGCAGCGACGGCCCCTCTACCAACTCTCGACGCTCCTGTGGCGGATGGCCGGCTTTGAGGCCGTCTTCGACGACGAGTCCGGCCTCGCCGCCGCTCGGGCTGAAGCCCAGTACCGCCAGCAGTTCGAGCGGCTCGTCGAGGAGATACAGACGAATTAG
- a CDS encoding HAMP domain-containing sensor histidine kinase produces MGGELTVAFDLDSFEAVTQQLIAAESEREICEIAMSGISSVFDVPLGALWLYDSDASELQLAASTERADEVFDWPVTYRPGNSLSWEAFEQDEVRTYSELDDERRQYNENSPVSSEIILPLAEYGVINIGSLTPVTFDGETLRFARMYATHVQAALQKAEREHDLRVQRDRMEQFIGVVSHDLRNPLHVVEGRLELVRETGDLSHLEDAEEGVARMEALIDDLLTLAKKGYAVEDRTAISLDTIVEQTWEMARTDDATLQIEGSAPVFGDQNRLKQVFENLFRNAADHAGDDVTVWVGPILDDGTAEIDSEDERAEGRVTGFYVADDGPGIPSDKLHDVLSVDGFSGGDNGLGLSIVAQITDAHGWDISTTESRAGGARFEVTDGTKPVSPFHSW; encoded by the coding sequence ATGGGTGGGGAATTAACGGTCGCATTCGATCTCGATTCGTTCGAGGCCGTAACACAGCAGTTGATCGCTGCGGAGTCCGAGCGTGAGATATGCGAGATCGCGATGTCGGGGATTTCGTCCGTGTTCGACGTGCCACTCGGAGCGCTGTGGCTGTATGACAGTGACGCTTCGGAACTGCAGTTGGCGGCGTCGACGGAGCGGGCGGACGAGGTATTCGACTGGCCGGTTACCTACAGACCCGGCAACAGTCTTTCCTGGGAGGCGTTCGAGCAGGACGAAGTTCGGACGTACTCCGAACTCGACGACGAGCGGCGCCAGTACAACGAGAACTCGCCTGTCAGCAGCGAGATCATCTTGCCGCTTGCTGAGTACGGCGTTATCAACATCGGCTCGCTTACTCCCGTTACGTTTGACGGCGAAACGCTTCGATTCGCCCGGATGTACGCGACGCACGTGCAGGCGGCACTGCAGAAAGCCGAGCGCGAACACGACCTCCGCGTCCAGCGCGACCGGATGGAACAATTCATCGGCGTCGTCTCCCATGATCTCAGAAATCCGCTCCACGTTGTCGAGGGGCGGCTCGAACTCGTGCGCGAGACCGGTGACCTGTCCCATCTCGAAGATGCGGAGGAAGGTGTGGCTCGCATGGAAGCGCTCATCGACGACCTGCTGACCCTCGCAAAGAAGGGGTATGCGGTCGAAGACCGAACTGCGATTTCGCTCGATACCATTGTCGAACAGACCTGGGAGATGGCCAGAACGGACGACGCGACGTTGCAGATCGAAGGGTCCGCCCCGGTGTTCGGTGACCAGAACCGCCTCAAACAGGTGTTCGAGAACCTCTTTCGGAACGCGGCGGACCACGCGGGCGACGACGTGACCGTCTGGGTTGGTCCGATTCTCGACGACGGGACAGCCGAGATAGATAGTGAGGACGAGCGAGCCGAGGGCCGCGTGACAGGCTTCTACGTCGCTGACGACGGACCCGGTATCCCATCCGACAAGCTGCACGACGTTCTCTCGGTCGACGGCTTTTCAGGCGGTGACAACGGCCTCGGCCTGTCTATCGTTGCACAGATCACCGACGCCCACGGCTGGGACATCTCGACGACAGAGAGCAGGGCCGGCGGCGCACGATTCGAAGTGACTGACGGGACAAAACCGGTCTCACCCTTCCACTCCTGGTAG
- a CDS encoding dihydropteroate synthase translates to MRTVEIDGLPVGDGHPTRVMSVLNMSSNSGYKPSVYLDPAEAAEAIEENLVPAGADIIDVGLQSANPKYESKPVEMEKDRLEEVAPLVDELDADVPLSLETRYAEVAEEAIGHGFDLINDVCGFADPDMKGVIEDHDMPVVKMASPPDLASPGALKTIDDIFEALQRDGFTDKTIIDPAFGGWYDGKEFEDNWEMFRRLREFRAFDRPMLTATNREDFLGDLADQPETENQLAVSLAAATMEAERGAHIIRTHDTRETHDVVKVADALGDERTTRPETDSGPTVAELTDVTLREVARHQALGETVAGGTDDGATLTFLLGDVTDDARASLRAVAEVTDVVVVEKDGGSLYVGGSAAALKVVTDSLAEDGHRELAGELRASLSRRV, encoded by the coding sequence ATGCGAACGGTCGAAATCGACGGCCTCCCGGTGGGCGATGGGCACCCGACACGCGTCATGAGCGTGCTGAACATGAGTTCGAACTCCGGGTACAAGCCGAGCGTGTATCTGGACCCCGCGGAGGCCGCCGAGGCTATCGAGGAGAACCTCGTCCCCGCCGGCGCGGACATCATTGATGTTGGCCTCCAGTCAGCGAACCCCAAATACGAGTCCAAGCCGGTCGAGATGGAGAAAGACCGGCTCGAAGAGGTCGCGCCGCTCGTCGACGAACTCGACGCCGACGTGCCGCTGTCGCTCGAAACGCGCTATGCCGAGGTTGCTGAGGAGGCCATCGGCCACGGTTTCGACCTCATCAACGACGTGTGTGGCTTCGCCGACCCGGACATGAAAGGCGTCATCGAAGACCACGATATGCCAGTTGTCAAGATGGCCAGTCCGCCGGACCTGGCCAGTCCCGGTGCGCTGAAAACTATCGACGACATCTTCGAGGCGCTCCAGCGAGACGGGTTCACGGACAAGACCATCATCGATCCGGCCTTCGGCGGCTGGTACGACGGCAAGGAGTTCGAGGATAACTGGGAGATGTTCCGCCGCCTCCGGGAATTCCGCGCCTTCGACCGGCCGATGCTCACCGCAACCAACCGCGAGGACTTCCTCGGCGATCTGGCCGACCAGCCCGAAACGGAGAACCAGCTCGCCGTGTCACTGGCCGCGGCGACGATGGAAGCCGAGCGCGGCGCACACATTATCCGAACACACGATACGCGTGAAACCCACGACGTGGTCAAAGTGGCCGACGCGCTCGGCGACGAGCGGACGACACGACCGGAGACCGACTCCGGTCCCACCGTAGCGGAACTGACCGACGTGACGCTGCGGGAAGTGGCGCGCCATCAGGCGCTCGGCGAGACGGTCGCCGGGGGGACCGACGACGGCGCGACGCTCACGTTCCTGCTTGGCGACGTGACCGACGACGCCCGGGCAAGCCTCCGGGCCGTCGCCGAAGTGACTGACGTAGTGGTGGTCGAGAAAGACGGCGGGAGTCTCTACGTCGGCGGCTCCGCGGCTGCGCTGAAGGTCGTCACCGACAGCCTCGCCGAAGACGGGCACCGGGAGCTTGCCGGCGAACTCCGAGCGTCGCTGTCCCGGCGCGTCTAA
- a CDS encoding TrkA family potassium uptake protein, with protein sequence MTRTLEIIIAGGGRVGFQTAEILADRGHDVTIIERDERMVSDIADQWVATVIQGDATDPDIIEQAGIERADAIAALTGEAGLNLAVCLAAAELTPEIRTVARIDRTAGETYTRFVDAVVFPERAGARVAANEILGSDVQTLADVTGTLDIMLVRVADGAPAAGKALTDVRFPEGTLVVSDDNGEKIARADTTLTPGRRYVIAVEPDVVDEVLNLMRG encoded by the coding sequence ATGACCCGAACACTCGAGATTATCATCGCAGGTGGTGGGCGCGTTGGTTTCCAGACAGCCGAGATACTCGCCGACCGCGGCCACGATGTGACGATTATCGAACGTGACGAGCGGATGGTTTCGGATATCGCCGATCAGTGGGTAGCGACGGTTATCCAGGGCGACGCGACGGACCCGGACATCATCGAACAGGCAGGCATTGAGCGAGCGGACGCAATTGCCGCGCTCACGGGTGAAGCCGGGCTGAACCTTGCGGTCTGTTTAGCTGCTGCGGAGCTAACACCCGAGATCCGAACGGTCGCGCGTATCGACCGCACAGCCGGTGAGACGTACACCCGGTTTGTCGACGCGGTGGTCTTTCCCGAACGGGCCGGTGCGAGGGTGGCAGCAAACGAAATCCTGGGGAGCGATGTCCAGACGCTTGCCGACGTGACTGGGACCCTCGACATCATGCTCGTCCGCGTCGCTGACGGCGCCCCGGCTGCCGGAAAAGCACTCACAGACGTCCGCTTTCCCGAGGGAACCCTCGTTGTGTCCGACGATAACGGTGAGAAGATCGCCCGTGCAGACACAACCCTGACACCGGGGAGACGCTACGTTATCGCCGTTGAACCTGATGTCGTCGATGAGGTACTGAACTTGATGCGCGGCTAA
- a CDS encoding APC family permease codes for MSKSQTRSPEAELGLLDATMIGMGAMIGAGIFVLTGLAAEIAGPAAILVFALNGVVTAFTGLSYAELAASIPKSGGGYAFVREIFDDFASFIMGWMLWFAYMIAGALYALGFAPNFLELLHVYGVVPSPDEIGAVAVPVIDIGLPPAFLLAFIAVLGLVALNAVSTAASGSVETIFTIIKVSILVVFVAFGLTSPMFSGAEFQPLFPEGSGAAAVLPAMGLTFIAFEGYDLITTVTEEVQNPRENIPKAIFISLAVTVVVYLAVVTVAIGTLGAEGLADAGEAGIATAATSFMPTGLPIIQNGGALIVFGAVFSTLTALNAVVIASSRVAFSMGREGQLLPSIGQIHHRYGTPFVAILTSAIVMLGSVALPTQSAGNMSSLFFLLSFIIVNVAVIRLRRERPNMNRPYEMPFYPAPPIIGIALNLILTGVLIEFLLRTDPLALGLSVAWILLGAVVYFALKRIKQQSDREQATAASEIKPEAED; via the coding sequence ATGAGTAAGAGCCAGACACGGTCGCCCGAGGCTGAACTCGGGCTACTTGACGCGACGATGATCGGGATGGGGGCGATGATCGGGGCCGGTATTTTCGTCTTAACAGGGCTGGCCGCCGAAATCGCTGGGCCAGCCGCGATTCTCGTCTTCGCACTGAACGGTGTCGTGACAGCGTTCACAGGCCTTTCCTACGCGGAGCTTGCCGCTTCGATCCCGAAGAGCGGCGGTGGCTACGCGTTCGTGCGGGAGATATTCGACGACTTCGCCTCGTTCATCATGGGCTGGATGCTCTGGTTCGCCTACATGATTGCGGGGGCACTGTATGCGCTGGGCTTTGCGCCAAACTTTCTCGAACTGTTGCACGTCTACGGCGTGGTTCCGTCACCGGACGAGATCGGTGCTGTTGCAGTTCCGGTCATTGATATCGGGCTCCCACCGGCCTTCTTGCTTGCGTTTATCGCGGTTCTGGGCCTTGTGGCGCTCAACGCCGTCTCGACGGCTGCAAGCGGTAGTGTCGAGACGATTTTCACCATCATCAAAGTCTCCATTCTGGTCGTGTTCGTCGCGTTCGGACTCACGTCACCGATGTTTTCCGGGGCCGAATTCCAGCCGCTGTTTCCGGAAGGGAGCGGGGCGGCTGCCGTCCTGCCGGCGATGGGGCTCACCTTCATCGCCTTCGAGGGGTACGACCTCATCACCACTGTCACGGAGGAAGTACAGAACCCGCGGGAAAATATCCCCAAAGCGATTTTTATTAGCCTCGCTGTGACTGTCGTGGTCTATCTGGCAGTTGTAACAGTTGCCATCGGGACGCTCGGGGCCGAGGGGCTTGCCGACGCTGGCGAAGCTGGCATCGCCACGGCAGCGACATCGTTCATGCCGACTGGCCTACCGATTATCCAGAACGGTGGGGCACTCATCGTCTTTGGCGCTGTGTTCTCGACGCTCACCGCTCTCAATGCCGTCGTCATCGCGTCGTCACGCGTCGCGTTCTCGATGGGGCGTGAAGGGCAGTTACTCCCTTCGATTGGCCAGATCCACCACCGCTACGGGACGCCGTTCGTTGCCATCCTCACCAGTGCCATCGTGATGCTTGGCTCAGTCGCATTGCCGACGCAGAGCGCCGGCAATATGTCGAGCCTGTTTTTCCTGCTTTCGTTCATTATCGTCAACGTCGCGGTCATCAGACTCCGCAGGGAACGACCGAACATGAACCGGCCGTACGAGATGCCGTTCTACCCGGCACCGCCGATAATCGGTATCGCACTCAATCTGATTCTGACGGGGGTGCTGATAGAGTTCCTGCTCCGGACGGATCCACTGGCACTGGGACTCAGCGTCGCATGGATCTTGCTCGGCGCAGTCGTGTATTTCGCCCTCAAACGGATAAAGCAGCAATCGGACCGCGAGCAAGCGACTGCCGCCAGCGAAATAAAACCCGAGGCTGAAGACTAA
- a CDS encoding TrkA family potassium uptake protein produces the protein MARTKRFIIAGGGRVGKQTAENLVDQGHDVLLIESDEERVEALSDAYIGPVIHGDATRPSILQQANLAEADAIAALTDEPGTNLAICMEAQQYAPSIRTIARAETEANHEYDEVVDATLLPEYLGGDHAADILTGEDIRTLVYPTADLDIIKVTVAPSAPVAGRRLDEIALPSGSLLISTADRTELAGADTVLEAEEQYILAVETDVVDEVLKLMRG, from the coding sequence ATGGCCCGGACAAAGCGATTCATCATCGCCGGCGGCGGACGCGTCGGGAAACAGACCGCCGAGAACCTCGTCGATCAGGGGCACGACGTACTGCTGATCGAGTCCGACGAGGAGCGCGTCGAGGCGCTGTCAGATGCGTATATCGGGCCGGTCATCCATGGTGACGCCACGCGACCGTCGATACTGCAACAGGCCAATCTGGCCGAGGCCGACGCTATCGCCGCACTCACTGACGAACCGGGCACGAACCTCGCCATCTGCATGGAGGCCCAACAGTACGCGCCCTCGATTCGAACCATCGCAAGAGCGGAGACGGAGGCAAATCACGAGTACGACGAAGTCGTCGATGCGACGCTGCTGCCCGAGTATCTCGGTGGCGACCACGCGGCTGATATCCTGACCGGTGAAGACATCCGGACGCTCGTTTATCCGACCGCTGACCTCGATATCATCAAGGTGACCGTCGCCCCGTCCGCTCCCGTGGCAGGGCGTCGTCTCGACGAAATCGCGCTGCCGTCCGGCAGTCTGCTGATCTCGACGGCGGACCGAACGGAACTCGCGGGAGCTGATACGGTTCTGGAGGCTGAGGAGCAGTATATTCTCGCCGTCGAAACCGATGTCGTCGACGAAGTGTTGAAGCTCATGCGCGGGTAG